In the genome of Nocardioides seonyuensis, one region contains:
- a CDS encoding nucleotidyltransferase family protein — translation MASSPTSLTSLDEITESVVTKLGHPEPPLEAEELVRGLVLELADHDLLLIEDDGDDPTARFAESDDALRDALRHVVSEDMQGWVPPAQVTGADLLAAAQRHRVTSVLATKRSHLALPSASEEKLETTYRQESAAIRLLEKELIEAVDTLPRAGIRVLALEGLALAVQAHGHVTARGTDDHDLLVAPGDLEGALEVLTALGWQPGLGFPAPDRTGQWNSFVRDYSEMPLTRRGSVIDLRWRIARRGRASVGFDELWERRSSVMVGLVEVPTLSSYDALVHALDRATSNHPSRMRDLLDVWLLAARASTWQEADPLLSTAHLSVVGEAVRAFGMPKDASAAVHEAARLAGIQVTTGE, via the coding sequence ATGGCCTCTTCGCCCACGTCGCTCACGTCGCTCGACGAGATCACCGAGTCCGTCGTGACGAAGCTCGGTCACCCCGAGCCACCGCTCGAGGCCGAGGAGCTCGTCCGCGGCCTGGTCCTCGAGCTCGCCGACCACGACCTGCTGCTCATCGAGGACGACGGCGACGACCCCACCGCGAGGTTCGCCGAGAGTGACGACGCACTGCGAGACGCGCTGCGCCATGTCGTCTCCGAGGACATGCAGGGCTGGGTCCCGCCGGCCCAGGTGACTGGTGCCGACCTGCTCGCGGCCGCCCAGCGCCACCGAGTCACCTCGGTCCTGGCCACCAAGCGCTCCCACCTCGCGCTCCCGTCGGCCAGTGAAGAGAAGCTCGAGACGACCTACCGCCAGGAGTCCGCCGCGATCCGTCTCCTCGAGAAGGAGCTCATCGAGGCCGTCGACACGCTCCCCCGGGCAGGCATCCGCGTGCTCGCCCTCGAGGGACTGGCCCTGGCGGTCCAGGCACACGGCCACGTCACCGCCCGCGGCACCGATGACCACGACCTCCTCGTCGCGCCGGGAGACCTCGAGGGGGCCCTGGAGGTGCTGACCGCACTCGGCTGGCAGCCTGGCCTGGGATTCCCAGCGCCCGACCGCACCGGCCAGTGGAACTCCTTCGTCCGTGACTACTCCGAGATGCCACTCACCCGACGCGGCAGCGTGATCGACCTCCGCTGGCGAATCGCCCGACGCGGCAGGGCCAGTGTCGGATTCGACGAGCTGTGGGAGCGCCGCAGCTCGGTCATGGTCGGGCTTGTCGAGGTCCCGACCCTGTCGTCGTACGACGCCCTGGTCCACGCCTTGGACCGCGCGACCAGCAACCATCCGAGCAGGATGCGCGACCTCCTCGACGTCTGGCTGCTCGCCGCCAGGGCGAGCACGTGGCAGGAGGCCGATCCCCTCCTGAGCACGGCGCACCTGTCGGTGGTCGGTGAGGCGGTGCGCGCCTTCGGCATGCCCAAGGACGCCTCCGCCGCGGTCCACGAGGCAGCACGGCTTGCCGGCATTCAGGTGACAACCGGCGAGTAA
- a CDS encoding polysaccharide biosynthesis tyrosine autokinase, translating to MELTFYTRVLRNHWIAITAMVLVAAAAAFGWSSAQPKVYAANASGFVTSGGGGDVGLENLDDMLSKSRAASYVELAKDRATASLVIDELGLDTTASTLVGNIEVAQKPETVIIAITARAGTPQAAQDLADAWIAALATRVSSVEAEGSGKSAQRGGMRIEVSEAAELPTSPVAPQVERNVLLGAVLGALLGMGYAVARSLLDRRIRSVEDVERHKRAPVAGTVLDVGSHTGLFVTTPNGAGQASLAAEGMRRLRTNLSYMDVDNPPRALVITSPKQGDGKSTIAANLAATIAQSGQPVTLVDADLRRPRVAGLLGLDDAVGLTDVLTGRLDLADALQPHPDLPGFRILTSGPRPPNPTEILDSNAMRRVIEELRSEGMVIIDAPPLLPVTDAAVLALETDGALVTVSAGRTLDTDLTGALGHLDAVHARALGVVLNKVSKRTVGAGNYAYYGYDAYRETRKPKSERVKTVQSADL from the coding sequence GTGGAGCTCACCTTCTACACGCGTGTCCTGCGCAACCACTGGATCGCGATCACCGCCATGGTGCTCGTCGCCGCCGCTGCCGCCTTCGGGTGGAGCAGCGCGCAGCCCAAGGTCTATGCAGCCAACGCGTCCGGTTTCGTCACCTCCGGCGGGGGCGGCGACGTCGGCCTGGAGAACCTCGACGACATGCTGTCGAAGTCGCGCGCGGCGTCGTACGTCGAGCTGGCCAAGGACCGCGCCACCGCCTCGCTGGTCATCGACGAGCTCGGTCTCGACACCACCGCATCCACGCTGGTCGGCAACATCGAGGTCGCCCAGAAGCCGGAGACCGTGATCATCGCCATCACCGCTCGGGCCGGGACACCGCAGGCCGCCCAGGACCTGGCCGACGCCTGGATCGCGGCGCTCGCCACCCGCGTCAGCTCGGTCGAGGCCGAGGGGTCAGGCAAGTCGGCCCAGCGCGGCGGGATGCGCATCGAGGTCTCCGAGGCTGCCGAGCTCCCCACGTCGCCGGTCGCGCCGCAGGTCGAGCGCAACGTGCTCCTCGGCGCAGTCCTCGGCGCGCTCCTCGGGATGGGCTACGCCGTCGCCCGGAGCCTGCTCGACCGCCGGATCCGGTCCGTCGAGGACGTCGAGCGGCACAAGCGGGCGCCCGTCGCGGGCACGGTGCTCGACGTCGGCTCCCACACCGGGCTCTTCGTCACCACTCCCAACGGAGCGGGCCAGGCGTCGCTCGCCGCCGAGGGCATGCGCAGGCTGCGCACCAACCTGTCCTACATGGACGTCGACAACCCGCCGCGGGCGCTGGTGATCACCAGCCCCAAGCAGGGCGACGGCAAGTCGACCATCGCCGCCAACCTGGCCGCGACGATCGCCCAGTCCGGCCAGCCGGTCACCCTGGTCGACGCCGACCTCCGTCGCCCTCGGGTGGCGGGCCTGCTCGGCCTCGACGACGCGGTCGGTCTCACCGACGTGCTCACCGGCCGCCTGGACCTCGCCGACGCGCTGCAACCTCACCCGGACCTGCCCGGCTTCCGCATCCTCACCTCCGGCCCCCGCCCGCCCAACCCGACCGAGATCCTCGACTCCAACGCCATGCGCCGGGTCATCGAGGAGCTCCGCTCGGAGGGCATGGTCATCATCGACGCGCCACCCCTACTCCCGGTGACCGACGCCGCCGTGCTCGCGCTCGAGACCGACGGCGCGCTCGTCACCGTCTCCGCCGGACGCACCCTCGACACCGACCTCACCGGCGCCCTCGGCCACCTCGATGCCGTGCATGCACGCGCGCTCGGCGTCGTGCTCAACAAGGTCTCCAAGCGCACCGTCGGAGCCGGCAACTACGCCTACTACGGCTACGACGCCTATCGCGAGACCCGTAAACCGAAGTCTGAACGAGTGAAGACAGTGCAGTCCGCTGACCTCTAG
- a CDS encoding SGNH/GDSL hydrolase family protein, translating to MGPGALPQGSGLSTNLDYGLADVVIGVAGDSTGNDNNEWVARMASTFASRYPERRVEYALWSDATQNYPSTTLLQAGDGVSSLKVYNGSMPGSALSYHRGRVRALFPEHLDLLIVSTGHNYRSQTAEPYLAEIHAFVADVRALYPDVEVVVSSQNPSFSDGSWPAANVTAHAARLAALRASALTVGYGYIPVYETFAAKPAGGRAWVMADGIHPLHDPTGEHDGSVLWVEQVNAYFAALSYRY from the coding sequence GTGGGGCCTGGGGCGCTGCCTCAGGGGTCGGGCCTGTCGACCAACCTCGACTACGGTCTCGCCGACGTCGTCATCGGCGTGGCAGGCGATTCCACGGGGAACGACAACAACGAGTGGGTGGCGAGGATGGCCTCCACCTTCGCCTCTCGCTATCCGGAGCGGCGGGTCGAGTACGCCCTCTGGAGCGACGCCACGCAGAACTACCCCTCGACCACCTTGCTCCAGGCAGGAGACGGTGTGTCTTCGCTGAAGGTCTACAACGGGTCCATGCCGGGCTCGGCCCTGTCCTATCACCGAGGCCGGGTGCGAGCCCTGTTCCCCGAGCACCTCGACCTATTGATCGTGAGCACGGGTCACAACTACAGATCTCAGACCGCCGAGCCCTACCTCGCCGAGATCCACGCCTTCGTCGCCGACGTGCGCGCCCTCTACCCGGACGTCGAGGTCGTCGTCTCCAGTCAGAACCCGTCGTTCTCCGACGGGTCCTGGCCAGCAGCGAACGTCACTGCGCACGCTGCCCGCCTCGCGGCGCTACGTGCTTCGGCGCTCACGGTGGGTTACGGCTACATACCGGTCTACGAGACCTTCGCCGCCAAGCCGGCTGGGGGGCGGGCTTGGGTCATGGCAGACGGCATCCATCCGCTCCATGACCCGACCGGGGAGCACGACGGGTCGGTCCTGTGGGTCGAGCAGGTCAACGCCTACTTCGCGGCCCTGTCCTACCGCTACTGA
- a CDS encoding DUF1972 domain-containing protein: MSSHLTKDERPTVRILGTHGVPANYGGFETAAENVALFLVKRGWRVVVYCQTDHEGPIYEDLWRGIERVNISVPDKGWLGTARFDFLSIRHAVKHRDLCLTFGYNTAIFNVWQRLRRVPNVINMDGIEWSRSRWGRLRQAILYVNERIGCWVGNQLIADHPELNTYLRTRAPARKITTITYGAYPLLDAPTGPVNELGLESGEYLTIIARPIPENSILELVQGFSARPRGVKLAILGAYDAANDEYHRAVVEAASDEVMFLGAIYDPNVVQSLRYHARGYLHGHTVGGTNPSLVEALAAGNPVIAHDNKYNRWVADGSALYFRSVQDVSDATERLLTEPGLQTELGLTARDRFEDEFTWEKVAGEYETLLLHTINRRRGTRKV, translated from the coding sequence TTGTCTTCACACCTCACCAAGGACGAACGGCCGACAGTCCGCATCCTCGGCACACACGGCGTGCCAGCCAACTACGGCGGATTCGAGACCGCCGCCGAGAACGTGGCTCTCTTCCTCGTCAAGCGAGGGTGGCGAGTGGTGGTCTACTGCCAGACAGACCACGAAGGACCAATCTACGAGGATCTGTGGCGTGGGATCGAACGCGTCAACATCTCTGTCCCCGACAAGGGTTGGCTAGGTACGGCCCGCTTCGACTTTCTCTCGATCCGTCACGCAGTCAAGCACCGCGACCTCTGCCTGACGTTCGGTTACAACACCGCGATCTTCAACGTCTGGCAACGGCTTCGACGCGTGCCAAATGTGATCAATATGGATGGAATCGAGTGGTCCCGAAGCCGGTGGGGGAGACTCCGCCAAGCGATCCTGTACGTCAATGAGCGCATCGGATGCTGGGTGGGAAATCAACTGATCGCAGATCACCCTGAGCTCAACACGTATCTCCGGACACGTGCGCCCGCGCGCAAGATCACGACCATCACATATGGCGCCTACCCGTTGCTGGACGCGCCCACAGGGCCGGTGAATGAACTGGGCCTAGAGTCGGGGGAGTACCTCACTATCATCGCGCGCCCCATTCCCGAGAACTCCATCCTCGAACTCGTGCAGGGGTTCTCTGCGCGGCCGCGCGGCGTGAAGCTGGCCATCCTCGGTGCCTACGACGCTGCGAACGACGAGTATCATCGGGCAGTCGTCGAGGCTGCCAGCGACGAGGTGATGTTCCTCGGGGCCATCTACGACCCCAACGTCGTCCAGTCGCTGAGGTATCACGCGCGCGGCTACCTCCACGGACACACCGTCGGTGGGACCAATCCTTCGCTCGTCGAAGCATTGGCCGCGGGCAATCCGGTGATCGCACACGACAACAAGTACAACCGGTGGGTCGCTGATGGGTCGGCCTTGTACTTCCGCAGCGTCCAGGACGTGTCGGACGCCACCGAGCGGCTGCTCACGGAGCCAGGACTACAGACGGAACTAGGCTTGACCGCTCGGGATCGCTTCGAGGATGAATTCACCTGGGAGAAGGTCGCGGGTGAGTACGAAACCCTGCTCCTGCACACAATAAATCGCCGTCGTGGCACCAGGAAGGTATGA
- a CDS encoding nucleotidyltransferase domain-containing protein, protein MIADLYVEDGRGVVMVGESVLVLTEVATAIVEAVPDASTLTVAEVAASVVEVFGEPDAPHTAEGLTLQHVHDLVAHGVLEIVEGSRDGTASLLDQRTRRDAVEAVRSALRHVLSGGTDRWSLPPSVESDAFVKAAHQHHVVAFLALHLDRLTLPPRARSVLLADAAHLQAGARILATDLARALEVLDAAGVRALAFKGVALAVQAHGDLTARGAGDLDLLVAPADLERAHAALTRAGWSPAPEYPVPGPSWAWRHFVRTHNELTLESATSSIDLHWHLAPTRSTFPPFDDLWLRRDLVEVAGRAVPTLSPYDALAHSAGHAARDRWRWLRSLVDVHLLASRSDVWSEANRPLRSDQLLTLGVAVRMLGDLPGAPAVVVRAVSESSDVWKQALADQLSTEVDHRALATPGQQFTRNLRTLARTRGTPTEAARLLSRSALPPWLTSQETSPHALVAAPKVLARRLAELEQKARARLR, encoded by the coding sequence GTGATCGCCGACCTCTACGTCGAGGACGGGCGTGGCGTGGTGATGGTGGGCGAGAGCGTGCTCGTGCTCACCGAGGTCGCCACAGCGATCGTGGAAGCCGTGCCCGACGCGTCGACCCTCACCGTCGCCGAGGTCGCCGCCAGTGTCGTGGAGGTCTTCGGCGAGCCAGACGCCCCGCACACCGCGGAGGGGCTCACGCTCCAGCACGTGCACGACCTCGTGGCGCACGGGGTGCTGGAGATTGTGGAGGGGTCTCGTGACGGGACTGCGTCCCTCCTCGACCAGCGGACTCGGCGCGATGCTGTGGAGGCGGTGCGGTCGGCGCTGCGGCACGTGCTGTCCGGCGGCACGGACCGGTGGTCCTTGCCCCCGTCGGTCGAGTCCGACGCCTTCGTCAAGGCCGCTCACCAGCACCACGTGGTCGCGTTCCTCGCCCTGCACCTCGACCGTCTCACCCTTCCCCCACGCGCCCGGTCCGTGCTGCTGGCGGACGCCGCACACCTCCAGGCCGGGGCGCGCATTCTGGCCACGGACCTGGCTCGGGCCCTGGAGGTGCTGGACGCGGCTGGAGTCCGCGCGCTCGCCTTCAAGGGCGTGGCGCTGGCCGTCCAGGCTCACGGCGACCTCACTGCCCGAGGTGCCGGCGACCTCGACCTGCTCGTCGCCCCGGCCGACCTGGAGCGCGCCCACGCGGCACTCACCAGGGCCGGGTGGTCACCAGCTCCCGAGTATCCCGTTCCCGGCCCCTCCTGGGCGTGGCGGCACTTCGTCCGCACCCACAACGAGCTGACCCTGGAGAGCGCGACCAGCTCGATCGACCTGCACTGGCACCTCGCACCGACTCGCAGCACGTTCCCACCGTTCGACGACCTGTGGCTGCGCCGAGACCTCGTGGAGGTCGCCGGGCGTGCGGTGCCGACCCTGTCGCCGTACGACGCCCTGGCGCACTCGGCCGGTCACGCCGCGCGCGACCGTTGGCGGTGGCTGCGCAGCCTCGTCGACGTGCACCTGCTCGCATCGCGCTCGGATGTCTGGTCGGAGGCCAACCGCCCACTGCGCAGTGATCAGCTGCTCACCCTGGGTGTGGCCGTCCGAATGCTCGGAGATCTGCCCGGGGCCCCCGCCGTCGTGGTCAGGGCCGTGTCCGAGTCGTCGGACGTCTGGAAGCAGGCGCTCGCCGACCAGCTGAGCACGGAGGTCGATCACCGCGCGCTGGCCACTCCCGGGCAGCAGTTCACACGCAACCTGCGCACGTTGGCCCGCACCCGGGGCACGCCCACAGAGGCAGCGCGCCTGCTGAGCAGGAGCGCACTGCCTCCGTGGCTGACGTCCCAGGAGACATCACCCCATGCCCTGGTCGCCGCGCCCAAGGTGCTGGCGCGACGACTCGCTGAGCTCGAGCAGAAGGCCCGCGCCCGGCTCAGGTGA
- a CDS encoding helix-turn-helix domain-containing protein codes for MDPRHAELLADTDPADLGRRVRTIRSAQGLTLAAAAGSGMSVAHLSRIETGQRRATTKALHHLASTLDVPVEQLLGDVTPREADEIRLMLDYAELSLESGQFQDAATHVESALERLESVQLDLLHERARFLSARVAETLGDADTAILGLERMVDDPKVTGLMRIRGGIALSRIYRESGDLGRAIDSGERILNQLSDWGLDACDEAVQLSVTIAAAYAERGDAGHAVRVCRAAIERAETLGSPTARASAYWNTSALQADRGDISAAVQLAERALALLGEGRDARNLARLRTELGRLQLALDPPAVEDARHNLEQAAEELAWSSASPVDRSYTQIGLARAFLLSGDLAGCRELVEGVLALSDGGAPLAEAEALALQGQLNVAEGAMAEAAESYQQAVLRLSAAGVDQGAAQLWFDLAGLLDGVGLSDAARDAYRRAAASTGLRARMRAPSRVLV; via the coding sequence GTGGACCCTCGTCACGCCGAGCTTCTGGCCGACACCGACCCCGCTGATCTGGGGCGTCGCGTGCGAACGATCCGCAGCGCCCAAGGCCTGACCCTTGCGGCTGCGGCGGGCTCGGGCATGTCGGTCGCACACCTGTCCCGCATCGAGACCGGCCAGCGCCGAGCCACGACCAAGGCGCTCCACCACCTCGCCTCGACGCTCGACGTGCCCGTCGAGCAGCTGCTCGGCGATGTGACGCCGCGCGAGGCCGACGAGATCAGGCTGATGCTCGACTACGCCGAGCTGTCCCTCGAGTCGGGCCAGTTCCAGGACGCGGCGACCCATGTCGAGTCAGCGCTCGAGCGCCTCGAGTCGGTCCAGCTGGACCTGCTCCACGAGCGCGCCCGCTTCCTCAGCGCCCGGGTGGCAGAGACCCTCGGCGACGCCGACACCGCCATCCTCGGGCTCGAGCGGATGGTCGACGACCCCAAGGTCACCGGCCTCATGCGCATCAGGGGCGGCATCGCCCTGAGCCGGATCTACCGAGAGAGCGGCGACCTCGGCCGAGCGATCGACTCCGGCGAGCGGATCCTCAACCAGCTCTCCGACTGGGGCCTCGACGCCTGCGACGAGGCGGTCCAGCTCAGCGTCACCATCGCGGCCGCCTACGCCGAGCGAGGGGATGCCGGTCACGCCGTCCGCGTCTGTCGCGCTGCCATCGAGCGCGCCGAGACCCTCGGATCCCCCACGGCCCGGGCCTCCGCCTACTGGAACACCAGTGCCCTGCAGGCCGACCGCGGAGACATCAGCGCTGCAGTGCAGCTCGCCGAGCGTGCCCTGGCCCTGCTCGGCGAGGGGCGCGACGCCCGCAACCTGGCGCGCCTGCGCACCGAGCTCGGCAGGCTCCAGCTCGCGCTCGACCCGCCGGCCGTGGAGGACGCACGCCACAACCTGGAACAGGCCGCCGAGGAGCTCGCCTGGAGCAGTGCATCACCGGTCGATCGCAGCTACACGCAGATCGGCCTCGCGCGGGCGTTCCTGCTGTCCGGCGACCTGGCCGGGTGCCGTGAGCTGGTCGAGGGCGTGCTCGCACTCTCCGACGGCGGAGCCCCGCTCGCCGAGGCCGAGGCGTTGGCCCTGCAGGGTCAGCTCAACGTCGCCGAGGGCGCCATGGCCGAGGCCGCAGAGTCCTACCAGCAGGCAGTCCTGCGTCTCTCCGCCGCTGGGGTCGACCAAGGCGCCGCACAGCTGTGGTTCGACCTGGCAGGCCTGCTCGACGGTGTCGGGCTCAGCGATGCCGCGCGCGACGCCTACCGCCGCGCGGCCGCGTCCACCGGGCTGAGGGCGCGGATGCGCGCCCCCAGCCGGGTTCTTGTCTGA
- a CDS encoding sugar transferase, with product MEPAEQREECVYGRERWVGGGTSPQPGRFEHQRGQGHMSEARTHRSIKRAVDPATEERPDSDVALLPDEALVGHWRAKYVRTLVIGDFCVLLVALAAAQVFRFGLGEARVGGLNFSYPVLGAGLAVLWWLSLHVHQARSPKIIGHGAEEYRRVIVATFRAFATLAIFSLLFKVDASRVYLATAFPLGLLGLLAERKVARVRLHRARAQGRALSQVLVVGGERSAAQLAGWFAKHPSAGYEVRGVWVPDEEMPLNAMLEGGLRNVPIMSSNVDLAEALETSGARAVVVTDTEHLGHESLRHLTWELEGTGIDLFLSPNVLDVSSSRLHLRDVSGMPMLHVEEPQYAGAGRVGKRLFDTITALLLLVLLSPVLLVTAVAIKLTSRGPVFYRQERIGRHEQPFRMTKFRSMVTDADAQLEALREHNETVVLFKIRQDPRVTPVGRFIRRYSLDELPQLFDVVRGSMSLVGPRPPLASEVAKYSDRMRRRMYVRPGMTGLWQVSGRSDLSFEEAERLDLAYVDNWSITGDLMIMLRTIRAVARGQGAY from the coding sequence GTGGAACCGGCCGAACAGCGCGAGGAATGCGTTTACGGTCGTGAGCGTTGGGTTGGCGGCGGGACGTCACCACAGCCCGGACGATTCGAACATCAACGGGGGCAGGGACATATGTCGGAGGCACGCACGCACCGCAGCATCAAGCGTGCCGTGGACCCAGCGACCGAAGAACGCCCTGACTCGGATGTGGCCCTGCTTCCCGACGAGGCGCTGGTGGGCCACTGGCGCGCAAAGTATGTCCGAACGCTCGTCATCGGCGACTTCTGCGTCCTGCTCGTCGCACTGGCCGCGGCGCAGGTCTTCCGCTTCGGGTTGGGCGAGGCTCGCGTCGGAGGCCTCAACTTCAGCTACCCAGTCCTCGGAGCCGGACTCGCAGTGCTGTGGTGGCTCAGCCTGCACGTGCACCAGGCGAGGAGCCCGAAGATCATCGGGCACGGCGCGGAGGAATACCGCCGGGTCATCGTGGCGACCTTCCGCGCCTTCGCGACTCTCGCCATCTTCTCCCTCCTGTTCAAGGTTGACGCGTCCCGCGTCTACCTCGCCACTGCTTTCCCGCTGGGACTGCTGGGCCTGCTGGCCGAGCGCAAGGTCGCCCGCGTCCGACTGCACAGGGCGCGCGCCCAGGGCCGGGCGCTGTCGCAGGTCCTCGTAGTCGGCGGGGAGCGCTCGGCTGCCCAGCTGGCGGGATGGTTCGCCAAGCATCCGTCTGCCGGCTACGAGGTCCGTGGGGTCTGGGTGCCGGACGAGGAGATGCCGCTGAACGCCATGCTCGAGGGCGGGTTGCGCAACGTGCCGATCATGTCGTCGAACGTCGACCTCGCCGAGGCGCTGGAGACATCGGGCGCCCGCGCGGTCGTCGTCACGGACACCGAGCACTTGGGCCACGAGTCGCTGCGTCACCTGACCTGGGAACTCGAGGGAACCGGCATCGACCTGTTCCTCTCGCCGAACGTCCTCGACGTCTCCTCGTCCAGGCTGCACCTGCGCGACGTGTCGGGTATGCCGATGCTGCACGTCGAGGAGCCGCAGTACGCCGGCGCGGGGCGCGTCGGCAAGAGGCTCTTCGACACCATCACTGCCTTGCTCCTGCTGGTGCTGCTCTCACCGGTCCTGTTGGTGACCGCCGTGGCCATCAAGCTGACCAGCCGCGGGCCGGTCTTCTACCGCCAGGAGCGCATCGGCCGCCACGAGCAGCCCTTCCGGATGACGAAGTTCCGATCGATGGTGACGGACGCTGATGCGCAGCTCGAGGCGCTCCGCGAGCACAACGAGACGGTTGTCCTCTTCAAGATCCGCCAGGACCCTCGGGTGACCCCAGTGGGACGGTTCATTCGCCGCTACTCGCTCGACGAACTGCCCCAGCTCTTCGACGTCGTGCGCGGCAGCATGAGTCTCGTCGGACCCCGGCCGCCGCTGGCGTCCGAAGTGGCCAAGTACTCTGACCGGATGCGTCGTCGCATGTACGTCCGCCCCGGAATGACCGGGCTCTGGCAGGTCTCGGGGCGCAGCGACCTGTCCTTCGAAGAGGCCGAGCGCCTGGACCTGGCCTACGTGGACAACTGGTCCATCACGGGAGACCTCATGATCATGTTGCGCACAATCCGTGCCGTCGCGAGGGGCCAGGGGGCCTACTGA
- a CDS encoding DUF4012 domain-containing protein produces MPSSHRVRRTRRRLWPALLLLAGVAVVVALGVLALPFRHAPAHAEAAKADLQVAKEALTSGKDKKAEEAIAAARVDADALQSSVQGFGGDVWSMLPVLGGPVSDVRHLGNALDDLTAAAEAGAQAWPEVAGPKAELMQGGSVDVPTLEKVSEHASEAMDRLASAQAELDLVADDRLVIGDRLGAARDEAREQVTPLAERAERFGPLLDVLPDVVGANGKRTYVLAILNPAELLYSGGTPQTFTQMTYDNGKLQWEDTIGPPTAPWLTKEVEWPATSGNPFHRDPSKAISATTSPDWPVAGEELLSAWKANTGQDIDGVIALDVVAFADLLELTGPVELIHAGQVTSETVVETISGRYDDQLVEIQRHWTNFSLAKNFGIFLLGADSQALGQTLGNSAEGRHFAMYFDDAEEQEAFDALDVTGRLGDPDRDYLGVFSQNTQGTRADYWQRRAVSSDVKLRDDGSARVSLEVEIHNDSPPYLQPGNDPGNGVYTRWNHLNLLTLLPDGARLRGGTIDGSPLQGQEGSYDGRTFHEEPIEFAPQATHTLTLEYDVPAAATRGADGELRYGLSLDPQGMVVPQALSVRLRFPKGYVVTSVPPGWNTAGPSGASYTSAWLQTSESFEVIAR; encoded by the coding sequence ATGCCATCTAGCCACCGCGTACGTCGGACTCGACGACGCCTGTGGCCTGCCCTGCTCCTGCTGGCTGGGGTGGCCGTGGTGGTTGCCTTGGGGGTCCTCGCACTGCCCTTCCGCCATGCACCCGCCCACGCGGAGGCCGCGAAGGCCGACCTCCAGGTGGCGAAGGAGGCGTTGACCTCCGGCAAGGACAAGAAGGCCGAGGAGGCCATCGCCGCCGCCCGTGTCGACGCCGACGCACTGCAGTCGAGCGTCCAAGGGTTCGGCGGTGACGTGTGGAGCATGTTGCCGGTCCTCGGCGGCCCCGTCAGCGACGTACGACACCTCGGCAACGCCCTCGACGACCTCACCGCCGCAGCCGAGGCAGGTGCGCAGGCATGGCCCGAGGTGGCCGGTCCCAAGGCCGAGCTCATGCAGGGCGGCAGCGTCGACGTGCCCACGCTCGAGAAGGTGTCCGAGCACGCGTCGGAGGCGATGGACCGGCTGGCCTCGGCCCAGGCCGAGCTCGACCTGGTCGCCGACGATCGCCTCGTCATCGGCGACCGCCTCGGAGCCGCCCGCGACGAGGCGCGCGAGCAGGTCACCCCGCTGGCCGAGAGGGCCGAGCGGTTCGGGCCGCTGCTCGACGTGCTGCCCGACGTGGTCGGCGCCAACGGCAAGCGCACCTACGTCCTGGCGATCCTCAACCCCGCCGAGCTCCTCTACTCCGGCGGGACGCCGCAGACCTTCACCCAGATGACCTACGACAACGGCAAGCTGCAGTGGGAGGACACCATCGGTCCCCCCACCGCCCCCTGGCTGACAAAGGAGGTCGAGTGGCCCGCCACGTCGGGCAACCCGTTCCACCGGGATCCCAGCAAAGCCATCAGCGCGACCACCTCACCGGACTGGCCGGTCGCCGGCGAGGAACTGCTCTCCGCGTGGAAGGCAAACACCGGCCAGGACATCGACGGCGTCATCGCGCTCGACGTGGTGGCCTTTGCCGACCTGCTCGAGCTGACAGGGCCGGTGGAGCTGATCCATGCCGGCCAGGTCACATCAGAGACCGTCGTGGAGACCATCAGCGGGAGGTACGACGACCAGCTCGTCGAGATCCAGCGCCACTGGACCAACTTCAGCCTGGCCAAGAACTTCGGAATCTTCCTGCTAGGCGCTGATTCCCAAGCCCTCGGGCAGACCCTCGGGAATTCGGCGGAGGGCAGGCACTTCGCCATGTACTTCGACGACGCCGAGGAGCAGGAGGCCTTCGACGCCCTGGACGTGACCGGCCGCCTGGGCGACCCGGATCGTGACTACCTCGGCGTGTTCTCCCAGAACACCCAGGGCACCCGAGCCGATTACTGGCAGCGGCGGGCGGTCAGCTCGGACGTGAAGCTGCGCGACGACGGCAGCGCCCGCGTGTCTCTCGAGGTGGAGATTCACAACGACTCACCTCCCTACCTCCAGCCCGGGAACGACCCCGGCAACGGTGTCTACACGCGATGGAACCACCTCAACCTCCTCACGCTGCTCCCCGACGGCGCCCGTCTCCGGGGCGGCACGATCGACGGTTCACCGCTCCAGGGGCAGGAGGGCAGCTACGACGGCCGCACCTTCCACGAGGAGCCGATCGAGTTCGCCCCGCAGGCGACGCACACCCTCACCCTCGAGTACGACGTCCCTGCCGCCGCGACCCGCGGTGCCGACGGAGAGCTCCGATACGGCCTGTCTCTCGACCCCCAGGGGATGGTCGTGCCCCAAGCATTGTCGGTGCGCCTGCGCTTCCCGAAGGGTTACGTGGTCACGTCCGTGCCTCCAGGCTGGAACACAGCCGGTCCCAGCGGGGCGTCGTACACCTCGGCCTGGCTGCAGACCTCCGAGTCGTTCGAGGTCATCGCGCGTTGA